From Panicum hallii strain FIL2 chromosome 2, PHallii_v3.1, whole genome shotgun sequence, a single genomic window includes:
- the LOC112882584 gene encoding uncharacterized protein LOC112882584, which translates to METAQEREVQLLQGRQAWPFHMMGMGMAAPGGGCFDGYGGGGGDCFVLGWEQQQQQPAPAPAFGCFGLLAADVHDLFPLFAGIESPLPVVSSSALLAAPPAPAHDAVAAVPGELDDFLLNFWDASCHDGDVGEQRHDDDAFNSSSVTHEQETTTCPAAAAAATATNSFFHYDDGDDPLSSIFCAGPTPLPAEKAVPFQAPAAEPLLSSSSSNSNSRGDAVGGRAQGAAATPTPGASRARTPPLPRSSASTPSLKRATREAAESSADQAAECGQSESSKRRRTAAAPAGVLCPFALLKPDGLDGGATLADINARILMRPARPVRHPVGEFACAPRVSADQPGISGKAVSSFTRLHTPGRGTITIIRTRG; encoded by the exons ATGGAGACGGCGCAGGAAAGGGAGGTGCAGCTGCTGCAGGGGAGGCAGGCGTGGCCGTTCCACATGATGGGGATGGGGATGGCCGCGCCCGGCGGCGGCTGCTTCGacggctacggcggcggcgggggcgactGCTTCGTGCTCGGgtgggagcagcagcagcagcagccggcgccggcgccggcgttcGGCTGCTTcggcctcctcgccgccgacgTCCACGACCTCTTCCCACTCT TCGCGGGCATCGAGTCGCCGTTGCCGGTGGTGTCCTCCTCGGCGCTGCTGGCCGCCCCGCCGGCTCCGGCGCACGACGCGGTGGCCGCAGTCCCCGGCGAGCTCGACGACTTCCTCCTG AACTTCTGGGACGCGAGCTGCCACGACGGCGACGTGGGCGAGCAGCGGCACGACGACGACGCCTTCAATTCCAGCAGCGTCACGCACGAGCAGGAGACGACGACCTgccccgctgctgccgccgctgccaccGCCACCAACTCCTTCTTCCACT ACGACGATGGCGACGATCCCTTGAGCTCCATCTTCTGCGCCGGGCCCACGCCGCTCCCCGCGGAGAAAGCGGTGCCGTTCCAGGCCCCGGCGGCGGAGCCCCTCCTCAGCTCGTCctcctccaactccaactcccgCGGGGACGCGGTCGGGGGCCGGGCTCAGGGCGCCGCGGCCACGCCGACGCCGGGCGCCTCGCGGGCGCGGACCCCGCCGCTGCCGAGGAGCTCCGCCTCCACCCCGTCGCTGAAACGCGCGACACGCGAAG CAGCGGAGTCGTCGGCGGACCAGGCGGCGGAGTGCGGCCAGAGCGAGAGCAGCAAGCGGCGGAGGACGGCGGCAGCACCGGCGGGGGTGCTGTGCCCGTTCGCGCTGCTGAAGCCCGACGGCCTGGACGGCGGCGCGACGCTGGCGGACATCAACGCGCGCATCCTGATGCGGCCCGCGCGCCCCGTCCGGCACCCCGTGGGCGAGTTCGCCTGCGCGCCGCGGGTGTCGGCCGACCAGCCCGGCATCTCCGGCAAGGCCGTGTCTAGCTTCACGCGCCTGCACACCCCCGGCCGCGGCACGATCACCATCATAAGGACGCGAGGCTAG